The DNA window GTATTAATAATCAGATCAAAATACTCAAAATCATCAAGATCCTCTCCAGACAGATCAAATTTATCTTTATAGGATTTACAACTAATATTGAAACATTCAAAATCATGCTTTCTTCTTAAACAAAAAACCGGATGAACTCCGATTTTTTTAATGTGATAAAAAAGGGAAAGTCCTATCGAACCTCCCCCAATAATTACAATTTTCACGAGATAATACTTCCTAAAATATCCTCAACCTGTTCTTTTAAGTCTTTCAATTCACCCTGATCATCGAAATATTCAGTAGGATCTATATTCAATTCCACCATTTCATGAATAACATCAATATCTCGTTTCGCAAAAACATCATAATCCATAATAAAGCAAAGATGTTCTGAAATCTCAGTTAATTTAGCTGGAACATAATATTTACTTTCATGATCCTGTAAATTATGATGTTCTTTAGTAAATTCAGAAAAAATTTGAGGAATTTTCCATTTCTCCATTAAAACAAGACCTATCTCAGAGTGAGGAAATTCATTTTCGATATCAGTAAGATAAGAATCCTTTTTAACGACATTCATTTTAATATCAAGATATTTATCAATATCATAATTAGCCAAAGCTATTAGGCCTATATCATGGAACAATGAGAAAGTGTAATAATCTTCAGGCGAATACAAAGATCTATTTTTCTTAAAAAAAGATCTCCCAATGATCATAGAAACGGCAGCATTTGCAAGAGATTTTCTATGCAGATATTTTATCTCTTCTCCACCTTTCCCCTTAGAATTTCCAATAGATTGTAATGCAATGGAATAAACAAGTGATTTCAAGGTAGAAAACCCAACATATCTAATTGCATGAGCTACAGTTGTAATAGGCTTCATTGGAGAAAAATAGGTAGAGTTTGCCAACTTCAGAATTTTTAGAGTAAGAACAGAATCTTTCTTTATCAATGATTCAAGTTTGGAGGCAGTAGTATTTTCATCATTAATAATAGTGATAATTTGCTGAGCCACTGAATCCATCACCGGAAGTTCTTCGACGATTTTTTCGATAATTTCAGAATTCATAAATACTCCGGATTTTATCTTTGTTTAAGAAATTTTATCATATACTCTTTTGGAATTACAGGACTTGATTTATCAGAATAATGGAAAAATATTGTCGTAAATGGTAAGTCTGCATGAGCAGCAGTGAGAGCTAATTGTATCATTTTATTACAATAAACATCTGCTCCAAGTCTTCTGTATGCTTCTTCTTCAGCAAAAGTTGCAGGAAAACCTGCAAAAGTACCAAGACAGACAACACTTCCATATTCTAAAGCCAATTTTTCGGAAAATGAATTTTTATAAATTTTTGTAGCATCGGGAAAACGTGGACCAAACTCTTCGATATTTTTACCACGCAAAAAATTCCTTCCTGTAAAATTGATATGATCCCCACATATTAACCCTTTATTATCATTCAGATTTTTTGCTATTGTAAAAGAGGTAAAATTTTTAATATTACATAAAATTAGAACCCTTAATAATTTACACAATGTGTATTCTTCAATATCAAAGCAATTTATAAATAAGGTTTCAGCTATTGAACGATCTCTATAAAATTTAATATTCAAATCGTCAATTGAGATGTAGGAAACATATTCGAACTCAGATTCTTCAAAATCTGCAAATACAGCATATTTGATATTTTCCTGAATATTAAATTTTTCAGCTAATTGTTTGTACTCATTAAAAGTCATTTTTATTTATATCCCTTCTGAAAAGATCAATCACATCTCTTTGATCATTCACAAATTTAGTCATCACATCAAGCATCTTCTGTTCAATAGTTTTCAATCTTTTGAGATCAGTTCTTTTACTGTTAAGTTTTTGTGATAGATTTTTTTCTTCTTCCATCTTCTTAATTTCGTACTCATTTCTCTTCAGGTCAAGATTTTTTGAGATAGACTCTCTTTTTTTCTCAAGTTCCTTCCAGCTTTCTGCAATTTTTCTGTTCTGTTCCTCTTTTTCCCGTTCAAATCTACCCCTCTGTTCCAAGAGCAGATCTCTTTCTGACTTAACTTTTTCATAAGCAGACTCCAGCTCCTCCACAGATCTGGTGAGAGTCTCAATAAAAATATTGACCTCTGTCTTGTCATAACCAGAAAAAGCTTTGCCAAAACTTATTGACTTTATTCCGTCAGAAATTTTTCCCAAAATTATCCCCTGATACCGTTAATGATCATTAAAAGTAAGAAAAATATTGCTAAAGTAATCAGGTCAATTCTGTCCCTGAATTTCAATGGGATATATTTTTCAATCCTGTAGGAAAAAAAATTAGTTATTCTGTTTAGGGTATCGTAAAAAGGCGTATAGGTTTTATTCCAACTCTTAAAAAGCACTTTTACAAAATAGAGAATTATCAGAAAAAGAATCAAAGAGCTTAAAAGGTTTAAAAATTCATAGTAGATGTAGTAAAAGAAATAGGATGGTTCTCCACTACCCACAGCAATTGTAAAAGCAGCCAGTATGCCTCTTGCTACGCCTAAAAGTATTAGGGCAACAAGTGGAGAGAAATCTATCATTCCTGTTACTGGCAATTTTCTTCTTATTGGAGAAAGAATAAACTCGGTATACTTGTAAACAAATTTATAAAAAGAGCTGTAATGGTTTCCCGAAAAAGATAAAAACATCCTGGCAACCATGAGAAATAGAAATACAGTGTAAACTGTGTCTAATGCTTTAATTATAAAATTCATTCTTTTACTCCGTAATTTCTTTTACCAAAAATAGAAGAACCAACTCTTACTAGGTTTGCTCCCTCTTCCATCGCTACTTCATAGTCATGACTCATACCCATGGAAAGATATTTTGGATTGTAATTTTTAATTTCCAATTCTTTAGATTGGTCAAAAACTTTTTTCATAAGTCTAAACTCTTCTCTTGCACCTTCAGGGTCAGGAAAATATTTACCGATGCACATAAGACCTTCAATTCTGATGTTTTTCAGGTGAGATAAGGATTTTAGAAAATCTAAACAATTTTCAGGGTCAATACCTGATTTTTGTTCCTCATCTCCGGAGTTAATTTGAACTAACACCCTTTGTATTTTTCCAAATTCAGCAGCATAAGTATCTATTTTTTCAGCTAATTTTAAAGAGTCTAAACAGTGAAAAAGATCGGTGTATTGAACTGCCTTTTTTGCCTTGTTTGTTTGTAGATGACCAATTAAATGCCACTCAATATCAGCTTCCTTACTCTTAAAATATTCCGCTTTCTGACATAACTCCTGAACTTTATTCTCACCAAAAATTTTCTGTCCAGATCTTATAGCTTCTTCCAAATCTTCCACCGGTTTTGTTTTTGACACGGCAATCAGCTTAACTTCTTTCGAAGGATCTAAATTCTCAATTCTATTCAAGATATACTTTAGGTTTTCACCAATCATCAATCAGTCTCCAAATTTGCCCTATTTTAATTCATAATTGCCATTTAAGCAATGTTTAATGATCTCGTTTCTAAAAAAAGGTGCAACCAGTTCATACTTTTCATCCAGTAACTTTTTGCTGTTCAGGGAGAGTTTATTATAAATATCTATCAGTCCAAATCGTTTTGAAAACTTAGATAGTCCAATAATATTATAAAACCTTGAAACATGATATTTAGCTAAATCAGTAAAGAGAAAATCAAGGTCTAAAGAGTCATCAAATGAACCATTTTTTAAATATTTATGTATTGCGATTATAAAATTTATAAAAAAAAGATCAACTTTGTCCAGATCAATATATGGTTCAAAAAGCTTTGTAGTTTCTTCATTGAAGTGCTCATAGGATTCTATGTAAAGAAGATGACTTGTAAATACAACTATGTTCTCTAATTCTGGAATTTTGGTACTGGATTTCAATCTAGATTTTATGTTTTCTATCTCATCATTAAAATCAATTTTATTCAAATAATTTAAGATTAGTTTATTCATTAAAAAATCAAATTCTATATTCTCTGGCAAATATCTGTAACTATCGAATTTTTCATTAAGATACACAAGAGCTTGATCATGTTTTCCTAATTTAATAAGCAGTACAATTATGCTCAGATAAGAATTATAAACATCATACGATTTCAACTTCTCCAAAATTTCAATTTGATTGTAGGTTATATTTAAAGAATCAAAAAGATTATTAGTTCTTGAATACAACATCGAAAGGTTATCATATGCCCGATTTTTCATCAAATCCGTTCTTGAAAAGGCAACAGATCGTTTAAAAAAAAGTTCTGATTCCTCGATATTTTTATCAAATTCATAGGCGAAAATACCTAGAAATTGATAACTATAGTAAAAAAAATCTTTATCATCAGGATTGTCAGTTTCAAGAATTGGAAAAAGTTTTTTTTCAATTACGTTTCTACTGGATAACAAATCATTTTTATAGAAAAAAAACTGAGCCTTAAAAAGAAAAAAACTTTTTTTTTGTTCTTTGCAGTCCTGAATATTAAAATTATTCTCCACTTCATCAAGTACACCTTTGCACTTTGAAAAATCATTTATTTTGAGATAATAACTTCCAATTTCTAGTTTGGTGTTTATGAGGTTAGCTTCACTATGCTTCTCATCAATTTTACTCAATTGTTCATAAATTTCCAGAGCTTTTGGATACTGCTTATCAACTTTATAGAATTTAGCCATTTGATTCATTACCAAACGATATTCCTCATAGTCTTGGATAGTTTTAATTTTTTTGTATTTGAAAAAGAAATTACTAAAAAAAATGGCATCAGAGATCAATTTCAAAATTCTTAAAATAAAATTTAAATGGATGTATTTCAAAGCCTCATCGATCTCACCTGCCCCCATACTCTGAATCGCAAGCATTTTCACATCCTCACAACCAGTTTTTAGAAGGGCTGTGAAAACTTCTCCATGTACTCTTTTCTTCTCTTTTTCGGTAAGCGAATGGTATACAGTTTCACGAAGAATAGCAAAATTGAACTTTACATAATCCCCTTTTTCAATAAGAATCCTTTTATCCTCAAGTTTTTTGAGTGTTATTGGATCGTTTTCTATTTCAGATAGAACTTTTTTGTCAAATTGTGACCCTAAAACAGAAGCAATTTTTACAATATTTTTCTCTTTTTTATCAAGTTTATCAAATCTGCTTAAAATGAAGTTCTGCTCTTTCGAATTTATTTTTAAACCTAAACTATCGTCTTGGATAAGTTCAAGTCTATTCTCTTCATTCAAATTATCCATAAAAATTTCGAGCATAGCGGGGATTCCACTTGTAGCAGAAAATACATTTTCAAGATTTGAATCTCTTACATAAAGATTCTTAGTCTGTTTCAAGCAGTAGTAATGGATAAATTTGCTGGTTTCAAGTTCATTGAACGGAACAAGTTGTTCCCTTATTACTGGAATATTGAATTTGTAGCTATAAACATTCCTATTTTCATCCAGTCTGGAACTGCTAAGAAAGATTAAGTTTATATTATTATTATCGAAGATAAAATCATTTAAGAACTTTTTCAAATCATCTGAAGCGATGTGAAGATTGTCGATTAAGATAATTATGGTTTTACTTTTAAACCTTCGAGTCATCGATACTAAGAATTTTTTGTACAGTTCATCGATATTTTCAGAATAAAACTTCATACCCATAGATTTTACAAAAGTGTCGATCTGGTTTTTATATGTAACGAGTTCAACTGTAAATTGATGATCTATCGATATTTT is part of the Candidatus Delongbacteria bacterium genome and encodes:
- a CDS encoding HDOD domain-containing protein, coding for MNSEIIEKIVEELPVMDSVAQQIITIINDENTTASKLESLIKKDSVLTLKILKLANSTYFSPMKPITTVAHAIRYVGFSTLKSLVYSIALQSIGNSKGKGGEEIKYLHRKSLANAAVSMIIGRSFFKKNRSLYSPEDYYTFSLFHDIGLIALANYDIDKYLDIKMNVVKKDSYLTDIENEFPHSEIGLVLMEKWKIPQIFSEFTKEHHNLQDHESKYYVPAKLTEISEHLCFIMDYDVFAKRDIDVIHEMVELNIDPTEYFDDQGELKDLKEQVEDILGSIIS
- a CDS encoding YggT family protein gives rise to the protein MNFIIKALDTVYTVFLFLMVARMFLSFSGNHYSSFYKFVYKYTEFILSPIRRKLPVTGMIDFSPLVALILLGVARGILAAFTIAVGSGEPSYFFYYIYYEFLNLLSSLILFLIILYFVKVLFKSWNKTYTPFYDTLNRITNFFSYRIEKYIPLKFRDRIDLITLAIFFLLLMIINGIRG
- a CDS encoding YggS family pyridoxal phosphate-dependent enzyme, which translates into the protein MIGENLKYILNRIENLDPSKEVKLIAVSKTKPVEDLEEAIRSGQKIFGENKVQELCQKAEYFKSKEADIEWHLIGHLQTNKAKKAVQYTDLFHCLDSLKLAEKIDTYAAEFGKIQRVLVQINSGDEEQKSGIDPENCLDFLKSLSHLKNIRIEGLMCIGKYFPDPEGAREEFRLMKKVFDQSKELEIKNYNPKYLSMGMSHDYEVAMEEGANLVRVGSSIFGKRNYGVKE